A window of Bacteroidetes Order II. bacterium contains these coding sequences:
- a CDS encoding aldehyde dehydrogenase family protein — translation MKSDQLYQVRNPRTGALDYTFPLPTPAQIRNETKRLRTNQVAWQQKTIAERIAVLQAWKNGLASHLEDIIEALTLDTGRRYESELEAKLIAQSIDRWCGFATDFFVPSPDKTSAIPFIQIKQDLQPYPLVGVISPWNFPLLLALIDTLPALLAGCSVVIKPSEVTPRFIEPLMRSIQETPELAGVLSFMAGDGKTGATLLKHVDLLCFTGSVATGRKVYAACAKNFIPCFLELGGKDPALVFEGANLDQAAASILWGSTVNCGQSCLSIERVYVQKSIAPDFLALLKAKAEKVQLAYPTVSDGQIGPVISDKQVSIINAHLQDALEKGATLLTGNAQCEQKNGGWYCRPTVLIGVNHTMKVMTEETFGPLIPVMTFQTEAEGLALANGTIFGLSAAVFAKDWETAYHIGQHIEAGAISINECALTSMVHEGEKQSFKMSGIGGTRMGAAAIKRFMKQRAFLIKKELIAAPWWF, via the coding sequence ATGAAATCAGATCAACTCTACCAGGTCCGAAATCCTCGAACAGGGGCATTGGATTATACGTTTCCGCTCCCAACCCCTGCTCAAATCCGCAACGAAACGAAGCGGCTTCGTACCAATCAAGTGGCTTGGCAACAGAAGACCATTGCCGAACGCATTGCGGTTTTACAAGCATGGAAGAACGGCCTTGCTTCACACTTAGAAGACATCATTGAAGCACTTACGCTTGATACAGGGCGGCGGTATGAAAGCGAATTGGAGGCGAAACTCATTGCCCAAAGCATAGATCGTTGGTGTGGGTTTGCTACGGATTTCTTTGTCCCCAGCCCCGATAAAACCTCCGCCATTCCCTTCATTCAGATCAAGCAAGACTTGCAGCCTTATCCCTTGGTGGGTGTGATTAGTCCTTGGAATTTTCCCCTCTTGCTGGCTTTGATAGATACCTTGCCCGCACTTTTAGCAGGATGCAGCGTGGTGATCAAACCGAGCGAAGTAACCCCGCGTTTTATTGAACCCTTGATGCGTTCGATTCAAGAAACGCCCGAACTTGCAGGCGTATTGTCGTTTATGGCAGGCGATGGCAAAACAGGCGCGACTTTGCTTAAGCATGTGGATTTATTATGCTTTACGGGAAGCGTTGCAACGGGGCGTAAGGTGTATGCCGCTTGTGCGAAAAACTTTATCCCTTGTTTTCTCGAACTTGGGGGAAAAGACCCCGCGTTGGTCTTTGAAGGCGCGAACTTAGACCAAGCTGCTGCCTCGATTTTATGGGGTAGTACGGTTAATTGTGGACAATCTTGCCTTTCTATTGAGCGGGTCTATGTACAAAAATCTATTGCACCCGACTTTTTAGCCTTACTAAAAGCCAAAGCGGAAAAGGTACAACTTGCTTATCCCACCGTTTCTGATGGACAAATTGGACCCGTGATTTCAGATAAGCAAGTCAGTATCATCAATGCCCATCTACAAGATGCGTTGGAAAAAGGGGCAACCTTGCTGACGGGAAATGCACAATGTGAGCAGAAAAATGGTGGTTGGTATTGCCGCCCAACGGTGCTAATAGGCGTAAACCACACCATGAAGGTCATGACAGAAGAAACTTTTGGGCCCCTTATTCCTGTGATGACGTTCCAAACCGAAGCAGAAGGACTGGCATTGGCGAATGGCACGATTTTCGGATTAAGTGCGGCGGTTTTTGCCAAAGATTGGGAAACAGCCTATCACATTGGGCAACACATCGAAGCGGGCGCGATCTCGATTAACGAATGTGCTTTAACCTCGATGGTGCATGAAGGCGAGAAA